Genomic segment of Panicum virgatum strain AP13 chromosome 9N, P.virgatum_v5, whole genome shotgun sequence:
CATTTTAATTGTGTGGTAACTTGATTATTCTttaaaatgatagttagcgcacttaagccggtttaatttggacggatCTGCTAcaatgatgtcaccatgccaaCACCgagcgagcttcatgtgcgagcaaagaatatatccattcatgtcacatacgggtcagccctgcccctgaatccttgtactacaattcatggaaggccgataccccctggctacacctctgtcacagtcgagcaaatagttggaaacaatgaggatcttgagctcgacttcgttggaggggatggagagaagacattgggagacgcaatGCACGGAATCGTTCTATGGcacaaggccgacatcaaacttactgcaagcacaacggctcccgtacAGACTGATCGCCCGTCACCGCAGcttccctcaccgccgtccccacaaccactccctcaccaccgtctccgcaggcacaaagggccacgagtactccaactcctcctgcaccagaaaaaggaaagaaaagactgcatccctcccagcggctggaccctcaaagacgaagcagaaaacggtcgaaagaaaattgacCTACGAGAAGACCGCTGAGAAGTTGGAAGAGgacactgctcgatatataCAAGAACAGTTGAAGTCTAAAgtcccccgccgagggaaaatgtACCTATAGAATTAGGGAAACAGCTTCTCGCgagcctagacaacccaccacaaccgaaaagcttaccttCGGACTATGAACGTACTCTGACAAAgccacacaaggtgagaaatgtgaagaaaaaatgtagcaagaccattcctcagcttggcacacaacaaaaagaactagAGCCCTCCGGGTGctagggttgccactcctacacccggcggacgtacaactccaggcggacctacaggccgtgatatttctttctgaaactagattaacgctagagcaggcaacggggcaagtggaggcggaaatccctgtcgcttccattcttactccattccagcatggaaaaccttttgtcactgaggaagaggagaaaagtctaggcacgcagatgttcaattttcatagatggtacctgcgaatgtcgaatgacgaagggaaaatgtttggagtcaagtatcgtgaccatgatttcttccgcggggaggacgacttctgggtgtacttcaaagatttatatcacatttaccatcgagaagccctcgacgcctctatcatcatcatttgggttttgtaagtatcacttacctctacattaatactttttgttaacaagaacataattatatgtgtgcattataaaatttctattgtatcgtttaaacaggagacccaaagaagccgaaaacatggatggcaccatcagatcggcttcatgtctcctttgctagtcaactagaaaatgctcaacgaaaattacacggaaacgtgccaaaacatgtacgattcgttgactaggaaaaattacaaatcctatatattcataccatacaactttgggtaagtcttggtcgactcaatcatctgttatattactaaataaatactaagtcgtctaatgcatgtatgtatatatcctatctatatctgcagttatcattggattttactcatactttccgtagagaccggcaatcttatagtctttgactcaatgagaaatccaaagtccgcaatccaacatatcatagaccccttgaacaggtaagttcagtttgctcaatcaaatcctttttctgttaataacaattcctgaatatcaaacctAACATTGAGCGCAggatttggaaaaaatttgtgaaaaagaacaaaggacgtggtcaatggaggcccgaactgaatgtTAAAATGGATTATCTAGTATGTTGATTCACAatgatttgtctagttaagtaatcccaaattattctaaattgagtaatttatttgtttctccttaagtgtgcgagacaacaacaaggaactgattggtgcgggtactacgtatgcgactacttgcacatcatgactcttTGCGGGAAGCCTACTACGGAGGAcatgagagtacgtccaaaccgttcactagtacattttcataattatactaacgcatatgatgttaatatatcagttctttttttcctaaatgatagatgtctcaaatgggggatgaatgttactctactgatcggatcaacgccatgtgcgagcagctcgccggattcatatTGAACGAGAtcctggatcctagaggcgagttctaccatgacggtcacatccatagaggacttctatcgacctcctgaggggcccagtagttggactacaaataTAACTTGTACATTTGTATATATTTCTAAACttgatgccttgatgtttgtatatttgtaaatatattagttcatctaattagcttaattatatgctcgcatttcacttttaattagtttcaaatattctctgaaaacgaacacgtaCGTACGACCAATGAacatatagtactgtagagctcaagtgcatttagcaattataaaagaataaacagtaataaataaaacataTAAAACTGGAATTcgggaaaaaagggaaaaaagtcATTGGTGCCGGTTGGAAagatcaaccggtaccaaaggggctgccaccttgcgtcagtGTGGTAGTCTctttggcaccggttggaaagccggttggtctttccaaccgatGCCAATGGATGCCTATAGCACCGAGTTAAATACTCGGGGTCTTAGGGAGAtgccattggtctcggtttgggggaaccggttggaaaaccggtgcctaaggctgtttccaaccggttcccatggCTTGTTTTATAGTAGTGTTCCCTAGTTTATATGCGTTAGCCAAACCATCATATATACAAGgtgtaatatttttttatattggtGGAACAATCcagcttcaaaaaaaattgtcccGCGTTCAAAAAATTATTCGGCACAAAAGTCATCCAAGTGTGATCTTGTTTTGCAGATTTCGTGTGGTAAGAAACACGATATGATGCAGTCAGATCGATTTGATTTGGATGCCCGTGTCCGTATGTATAATTTGGGCTGACAAGTAAGAATATATGGTATGTATAATTTACGACCGTACGAACCCATCAGCTGCAGGCATCGTGGGCCGTGTATGCACGAGCACGCAGATGGGGGATCGCTCGTACACGTACGCTTGCATAGCTGGAGTAGTTAGTTGGCAGCTGTTGGCGCAAAAAATAAACATCTTATGTTGCCTGTTGCCAGCTAGGATATATGATCAACCAGCTGtgactatatatatacatatatatcatATATGTAATACTAAATCGTATCCCCGATTCCCCGATCGAGCTAGGACGCTGACAGCCGGGGGAAATCGGCAAAAATTATATCCCCGATCGATCAACGCGCCAATCATGCATGTGATGGATATATACTTGGGATCCGCATTGATTGGCATACGTGCACGACGGCATGCGTACGTGTGCGTGGCAATGAAGGAATGATCTGATGGTCGGTCTCAGATGATCAGATCAGACCAGACCCAACTGCTGGCTCCTTGCCTAACCACCACTCACTGCCCACTTCATGCCCTGCACGTCTACTGACTGCACGCGTACAGTACGACGACCGAGCAACTACTGGCCTGGTAGTGGTAGGGCGCGAGCACTACATGCTTCCATGCAGTATCTGAGATGCAGGCCTTCTTTATATATACAACCACTGGCACTGCACAATGTGTATGTGTAGGGTATGCCGGTAGGGCCTCAACTTCATTTACGCGGCGGCGGTAGTAGCAGACTGGGAGTGTCCTTGGGCGGTGACGACGCACGATGGCCGGCAGGAGGCTGCCGGcgctgtgcggcggcggccgggcggcgacgacgcgggTGAGGAGGAAGCGGGCGGCCTGCTCCTCCTCACCGGCCTCCAAGCTCGccgtggcggcgctggccaGCGGCGCCGGCAATAAGGCCAGTAGTAAGGGTGGTAGTCCAGGAGGAGTTGTTGGAGGGTGCTACGTCGACGGCAACGGCGCGCTGATGGTGGaggtgggcggcgccggcgcggcgggggccaggaagaagaagaaggacggcggcgggcggcgggtgaTGGTGCTGGCCGACGGGCGCGccgaggcggccggcgcgctGCAGTGGGCGCTGTCGCAGGCCGTCCGGAGCAACGACAccgtcgtcctcctcgccgtcgtcaaGCCGCTCGCCCAAGACGGTCAGTCTCAGCTCGTGTGACACCTTCTTCTCCTGATTTCTTGTTTGAGCGATGAAATTTGTTGATGGTTCTTCTCGTAATAAATGGTCATTTCTTCATTCAGCTGTTAGCGATTCGTGTGTCAAGATGCTGGGGACGAAGAGCCAGCAGCACCTTGACGCCTTGAGGACCCTGTGCGAATCAACAAGGCCAGAGGTATTTAAAATTTTCCACATAAATCTTGTGAAATTGATCCCAGCTTCCAGAAGAAAATTATTACTTTATATCCACCACGATGGAAAGCAATCAGCCACTTAACGGGTTTCATGGAGCTAGGTGCGAAAAAAAAGAACGCAATTTTATTTCCTTTTGGACTCGGAGTCAATCGGCGGGCTCTCGCTGGCATCACGATGCAGGTGAAGGTGGAGACGTgcgcggtggaggcggaggagcgcgcgccggcggtggtggaggcggcgagACGGCACGGCGCGTCGCTGCTTGTGCtgggccagcgccggcgccgcgcggtgGCGCGGTGGCTGCAggcgctgtggcggcggcggcggcggcggcgcgggggctccGGCTCCCCCGGCGGGATGGTGGAGTACTGCATCGAGCACGCGCCGTGCGTGGCgctggcggtgcggcggcgaagCTCCGGCGGCTACCTCCTATGTTGCCCGGATATGCGGATACGGATACCAGTACGCGATACGGGGATACTCCGATACACCATTTTTCCAAAAACAAGGATACGGGGATAcgccaatatatataaaaaataaaaataaataaaagtttcaGGAACTAGAATGTGAGAAAATAGAAATTCCAGGGACTATAATACGTCATAAactcatatattcatatgttctataattattagaaaagggaaggggcaaaggaaaaaagaaccaACCTTCTCTTATTTGTTCGTCTGTTCCACGAATGGATGTCGGTCGTCTTCTTCCCCAACCTCCGGCACTCTCTTTCACTCTCTCTGTAGCAGCCAACTCTGGCGGCCgcggctcctcctctccctctacGGAGGCTGCGGCtcatactctctctctctagcggccgcgcgggccgcgCGAGCCGTGCGAGGCTGCTGCGGGCCTGCGGCTGCGCGAGTGGGGATATGAGGGTGGCACGGCTGAACGGATGACCTTTATATGAAGTGATTGAGTGGTGTTGTTAGGGTTTGAAGGTATCAGACAGGTATCCACAGGTATCCCATGAGTAtccgatttatttttattatttgaaaatacctaAATAGTCCGATACTTACGGGATACATATCCGGGAGTATCCGTGGAGTACGGGTATCCGATACGGTATCCGATACCGGTACGTGAGTTTTGCAAAGTATCCGCGTATCATAGGCTACCTCGTCTCCAGCAAGCGCCACAAGGACTTCTGGCTCCTCGCCTAGTCCAACTCAGTATCGAGCAGCAGCTTCCTCTTactttgaaatggaaaaaagAAAGTGTCAGCTGGTATAGTAGCTTAATCATGAGCGAGTTAGGCTATCATCTCTGGCTGGTGAATCTGTAAAGCAGTCCAACGGCAAACAGTGAACCAATGCAAACTGCAAGTCCATTCGAAGAACTGCTCGGTGTGGTGTGTAAAGCACTCAATTTTCTGTCCAAAACGGAGGCCTTCTCAAATTTCAAACATATGGAACCGGAATGAATTCTCTTTGTGCAGTTTAAAATTTGGAACAAAAAATTAACCCGTGCCACTAGATCCATGCTTTTTTTCAGAAGTCACAGCCCTTCTCCAGAAGCACTCTTTGTGAATTTAAATATGTCAAAAAAAACACACGGGCTTCTACACCTCATGGTTCCATATCACTTAAACCTTAACTGATTTTTAGTCTAAAATTAAATTCCAAACCGGTCTCTTTCTTTTTGATCCCACAGCACTGCCTCTATCTTTGGTCCATGAGgccttttccttctcttttttttttctcgagccGAAATGGGCCTAAATATACGTGACATGGGCCGAGTTGGGGTTGGGATCAGCCCAGATAAAAAGAGGAAGAATTTTGTTTAGACTTTGGGCTTTAATATCCCAAGAAATTCAAACTTAACTTGAATCATTTGAACTTGCACCATGATTCTCATGAAATTCGCTCTAGAATATAAACTTGATTTCATGATGCTAGTGCGTGCTAGTGTAAGTGTAACCATACTGAATAAGGAATAAACAAGAACTGAAGACAGGAATAAGGGATTGCAGAGGCTCCAGGATTTCGGAAGCTTGCAGTTCAGTTGGGCATCTCTCTCCTTGGATTATAGTACCGTTCGAATTCAGTTGTTTTCTTACACGGCCATCCCTTGCTTGGTTGCTTGCAAGAAAGCTGGAGAATTTGGGTGTAGTATCTTATAAGAGAAATAAACCTACTAGATGCATGTGCACGACAAAATCTGTTGAAGCCAAACTTCACCGACTAGTGTGATTGAGTGATATCTGACCTCCCCAGGCCAGACTCCTGAGGAACCAAAGAGTTCTCCCATGGCGACGGCCGCGTCCACAAccagcagcgacggcggcgggctgtCGCGGTCTGCCTCAGccatcgtcgccgtcgccgagagCGGCCAGCACCTGCTGAGGATCGACGGCTACTCCCACACCATGGACGTCCCCACCGGCAGCGACATCAAGTCCCCGCCCTTCAGCGTCGGGGGCCACAGCTGCTGCATTAGCTACTACCCCAACGGCCTCAGCTCGGCCTGGTCCGACTACATCTCCCTCTTCCTCCAGCTCGATGGCGGCGCCCCACAGGACGTCTGGGTCCGGCACACGTTCAGCCTGCTCGGCCGCGAGGGGAAGCCGGTGCCGTACTTCATAAACAGCGGGAAGAAGATCTTCACCGACTGGGGCACCTCGGCCTTCATCAGGAGGAGCGAGCTCGAGGGGTCCGAGCACCTCCGGGGCAACAGCTTCACGATAAGGTGCAACGTCACGGTCACCAAGGAGATCCAGACGAAGAGCGTCGACGTTGGCGCCAGCGCAGCCCCGACGgtagcgccgctgccgccggaccCGGACTTGCACCGCCACCTGGCTGGCCTCCTCGCGACCGGGGAGGCCACGGACGTTGTGTTCGAGGTGGACGACAAGACTTTCATGGCGCACCGGTGTGTGCTCTGTTGCAGTAATTACTCCTGATTGTGGAAATAAAAGAGAAGCACAAGCAAACGACGACGACTGCATGTCTTCATAGTGGTGGCTGCAGTGAACAGTTGCAAGTGTTAGTGCGTGAGTTTATGTTTGCTGAAATAATGATCTTGGTCAGTTTGTGACCTTTGAACTGCTGCGTGCGTTCTATTTATAGCTGGTGCTGCAACCTGTATCGAATTGAGTCATTACGTGATTCCAATAAACAAGAGAAGTCGTCGTGTGTCTATTCTAGTTTTCTCAAATGTTGGGCATGTAATCCTGAGCCGTttcctacaattggtatcagagccagttGCATGCCCAAAGTGCTGCGGCTGAAATCCGATGTCGATCATCTCGGGTGCATCGATGCAGGCGCAGCAGAGTAGGGGTGGAGGTATGTTCCAATACACGCAGTTGACGGCAACGAATTACACCAGCTGGGTGATTCGTGTACAAGCCATGATGGAGGACCAAGGAGTCTGGGAGGCTATCGAGCCGGCCGCCGGTGAGGCCGCTGACTTGAGGAAGGACAAGACGGCGAGGTCGCATCTTCTCCAAGCCCTCCCAGAGGACCTCCTCATGCAGGTGGCAAAGAAGACGACGGCAAAAGAGGTCTGGGACTGCCTAAAAACAAGGTTCGTCGGCGCAGATCGTGTCAAAGATGCACGGCTGCAATCGTTGAAGAGTGACTTTGACGCCTTGCACATGCAAGAAGGGGAGACTCTGGACCAGTATGCCGGCAAGCTCGGTCTGTCAGGTATAGAGATCTTGGTGGAACTCTGAATGACGCTGCCCTCGTGAAGAAGTTGTTCGACACCGTGCCTGATCGCTTCCTCAGTGTGGTCGCCGGCATTGAGCAATTCTGCGACCTCAACACTATGTTATTCGAAGAGGCTGTCGGGCGGTTGAAGGCATATGAAGAGCGCACACATCCACGTGTGTCCAGCGGCGGACGTGCTGCCGATGGGCAGGTGCTCCTTACTCAGGCTGAGTGGGAAGCACGTACTAAGAAGGATGGTGGGCAATCGTCGTCAGGCCAAAGGTACAAGCTCTCCACAGATAGCTCAAGTCGCTGCCGGGCTGGCCGTGGACGCGGCATAGGTCGTGGTCGAGGTGGCCACGGCAATTCGCCATGCAAAGATGGGGCAGACAGCTCTAGTGGCAGTGGCCGTGATAAAAGTCATATTCGTTGTTTTAATTGCGACGAGATGGGGCACTATCAATCTCATTGCAAGTCTCCAAAGAAGCAAGAGACAGCGCATCTCACGCAGGCAGAGAACACTGAGCCAGCCTTGCTCCTTGCTGTGTCAGAGGAGTCAGCACCAGTTCTGCAGGAGCAGGAGGTTGTCTTCCTAAATGAAGAAAAGGTGTGGCCGGAGCTGTAGAGAGGAGAGCATGTTGTAGTGCCAAGTGATTTTTGGTACCTCGACAATGGAGCAAGCAACCACATGACTGGAGACAAGGCGAAGTTTTGTGAACTTGATGAAGCTGTCACAGGTAATGTCAAATTTGGTGATGGCTCCACGGTGCAAATTATGGGAAAAGGCTCAattttgttttcatgcaagAATGGTGATCAGGGGATGCTCCAGGAGGTATATTATATTCCCAGACTACGAAGCAACTTGGTGAGCCTTTGTCAGCTCACTGAGACAGGGCACAAAATTGTCATGGATGAAGATGAACTTGAGGTGTTCATAAAAAATCCCTGGCGTCGATTGATGAAAGTTAAACGAACGCCAAACCATCTGTACCACATTAATTTGCAGATAGCAAGTCCAGTGAGCCTCCTGGCTAGGCTGGAGGAACCAGCATGGTTGTGGCATGCACGGCTTGGACATGTCAATTTCCAAGCCCTGAAACTCCTCGTCGACAAGCAGATGGCGGCTGGTGTGCCTCAGATCGTGCATCCCCATCAGTTGTGCCATGCGTGTCTCGTGGCAAAGCAGGCAAGGCTGCCGTTTCCGGCTGCAGCGAGATACCGAGCGAAGCAGCCACTCGAGCTTCTTCACATTGATTTATGTGGGCCGATCACACCATCAACACCTTCAGGTAACCGTTACATCATGCTGATTTTTGATGATTTCTCACGTTGGATGTGGATGCATGTGCTCAAATCCAAGGACCAGGCATGTTCTGCATTTATGAAGACCAAGGCATTGGCTGAAAATGCAAGTGGGCATCGAGTCAAGGTGCTCAGGTCTGACCGTGGTGTGGAATTTCTCTCTGCTGAACTTGCGAAGGTGTGCGATGAGGCAGGGATTAAGCGGCACTTCACTGCACCGTACTTGCCGCAGCAAAATGGTGTGGTGGAACGCCGTAACAGAACCGTGATGGAAATGGCACAGTCCCTACTCAAGAGTATGAATGTGCCGAACATGTTATGGGGGGAGGCGGTGCGCCACGCCGTATATCTTCTCAATCGTCTACCGATGAAGGCAATGGGAGATCGCACCCCGTTTGAGGCATGGACAGGGAGAAAGCCGCACCTGGCACACGTGCGTGTGTTCGGCTGTACAGCACATGTGAAGACGCCGACACACTTGAAGAAACTTGATGACCGGAACCAGCCGTTTGTTTACCTTGGTATTGAAGAAGGAAGCAAGGCTCATCGTCTATATGATCCACGACACAGTAAAATCCATGTGAGTCGTGATGTTGTTTTTGAAGAAAATGTGGAATGGAATTGGTCTTCCACTGCAGAAAGTGATGTTTCATCTGAGTTCCATGTGATGGAAGATATATTTACGACTACTGGAGCAGCAGACACGACACCACTCACGGGAGAGATGGCTGGTGTGCCGTCAGTCGTGTCTCAGTCTTGCCCATCTATACCAATTCCAGCAGCTCCAACCGACACGGCGAATGGGTCTACAAGCATGGCAGCCTCACCACAAGTGCCTCCATCTGGATCACAGGCAGGAGAGCCTGCCATGCCAGATGGAAATCTATCAATGCCACAGTCTGTTGACACTGATGGCAGTGATGACGGACCTGTTCGGTACAGGTTCCTTGATAGTATAATACGCAATGGACCACGTATGGTCCTAGGTAAAGAGGATGCTAATGATGAGGCCCTTTTGACAGAGATTGAGGAGCCATTGGGCTATCACCAGGCTGCAGGacagccagcttgggaggacgCCATAGCTAAAGAAATTGAAGCTATTGAGAAGAATGCAACATGGTCTCTCAACACATTGCCAGCTGGGCACAAGGCGATTGGGCTCAAATGGGTGTTTAAATTGAAGAAGAATTCAGCCAGGGAGGTGATCAAACACAAAGCTCGCTTGGTGGCGAAGGGATATGTCCAGCAGGAGGGCATTGATTTTGATGAAGTATTTGCACCGGTTGTTCGCCTCGACACTGTGTGTGTTATCCTCGCCCTCGCTGCTAACCAAGGGTGGCAGGTTCATCACCTTGATGTCAAGTCTGCATTTCTTAATGGCCCAGCCGGTGGGGTTCACTGTTAAAGACAAGGAGCACTTAGTGCTCAAGCTGAACAAAGCTCCTTATGGGCTTCGGCAAGCGCCATGTGCATGGAATATGCGGCTTGATGGAAGTCTGAAACAATTTGGTTTAAGAAGATGTGCATAGGAGCAAGTTGTGTACACAAGGGGCGGTACTAACACCAGAATTATTGTAGGTGTTTATGTTGATGATCTTATTGTGACAGGGGAAGATCCAGTGGCCATCAAAAATTTCAAGAAGCAGATGATGGGGGAGTTTGAGATGAGTGATCTTGGCTTTCTCACTTACTACCTCGGGATTGAGGTGGAGCGGCAAAAAGCAGGAATCACCATCAAGCAGAGTGCTTATGAAAAGAAGGTGCTCAATCAGTTTGGCATGGCTAGTTGCAACCCTGTGAAAATCCCCATGGAGCAGAAGTTGCAGCTACACAAAGATGCTGATGGAGAACCTATTGATGCCACTGAATATAGACGTATAATTGGTTGCCTGCGATATCTCCTTCATACTCGGCCAGATCTCTCCTTTGCTATTGGGGTGGTAAGCAGATTCATGGAAAGGCCTACCATCCTTCATCAGAAAGCAGTAAAGCACATCTTGAGGTATCTCAAGGGGACGGTGCACTATGGGCTAGTGTATCCTAGGAGGAGCAGTGAAATGGTTATCACTGGTTATTCAGACAGCGATCTGGCTGGTGACATGGATGACAGGAAGAGCACAGGAGGTATGGTATTTTATTTGAATGACAGTTTGATCTCGTGGAACTCACAGAAGCGGAAAACGGTGGCATTGTCATCGTGCGAAGCTGAGTTCATGGCtgcgacagcagcagcatgtCAAGCATTGTGGCTCAGGAGTTTACTCGCAGAGTTGACAGGGGAAGAGCTTAAGAAAATCAAGCTGTTCGTTGATAACAAATCTGCCATTGCTTTGATGAAGAATCCAGTCTTTCGTGGACGCAACTAGCATATTGATACAAGGTTTCATTTTATACGTGATTGTGTTGAAGAGGGACATATCGCTGTGGAGTTCATTAGCTCAGAAGAACAGAGAACAGATGCTCTGACGAAGGCGCTGGCAGCGGCAAGACTAGCGACAATGCGACACCTGCTTGGTGTCCGTGATCTTGAACCACACCAGGACTAAGGGGGAGATTGTTGCAGTAATTACTCCTGATTGTGGAAATAAAAGAGAAGCATGTTAGGTTCTAATCTTCTCTGTTTCTGGACTAGGATCACATCTAGTGTACGAATCGAGTACTAAGGTATAAGTTCTAGGTATAATATCAAGAGATTCATTCTAGACCTAGTACAagggagagacagagagagagaggtggatgAGAGACACAGACCATCCGCGGGAGTGGGTGCAGAGGAGCCGTTGCCGGTGGGCGCCATCGCGTCGATGGAGCcgaggatggaggcgaggaagtccggctcttcgaggcgttgatccggcggcggcagtggacgGCGCAAGTCCCGGCGTCCTTCAGGCCTCCACCGGCACTGGCCGATGACGGGGTtggcggaggaggacgtcgtGGTTGCGGTGGCGGAGCTTCCCGTCGGCCTCGCGCTAACCCTAGATCGGTAGGGACTGTGGGAGAGGGTTGTGGAGGCGGTGAACTTGGGATTCCGTGCCCCGGGCCCTCTCCCTATTCTTTATAGCGcaggcgacgggggcccaccagccatgtTTGGCTGAACGCCTCCGATCAGGGCGCAAATCAAGGGATTGGCCAGATCTTTGGATCTGGCCGttggagatcaattccaacattctcccccttgatctctcaTTGTTCTTATTCTTGTTCTGTATCTGAGTTTATCCATCCCATCGCAGATCAGTGTATAGGGCGTGCCTTGTCATGACAATTATTACTAtcagattaacagccacaatcacCTTTCCGGTCTGAAACAGATTCTTATTCTAGGGCCATCTTTGTCCAGGAATcataggctttcccttaaacccataccggctaagtgttctctgaacacattgggtggtaggcCTTTTGTAAG
This window contains:
- the LOC120688790 gene encoding uncharacterized protein LOC120688790, which encodes MAGRRLPALCGGGRAATTRVRRKRAACSSSPASKLAVAALASGAGNKASSKGGSPGGVVGGCYVDGNGALMVEVGGAGAAGARKKKKDGGGRRVMVLADGRAEAAGALQWALSQAVRSNDTVVLLAVVKPLAQDAVSDSCVKMLGTKSQQHLDALRTLCESTRPEVKVETCAVEAEERAPAVVEAARRHGASLLVLGQRRRRAVARWLQALWRRRRRRRGGSGSPGGMVEYCIEHAPCVALAVRRRSSGGYLLCCPDMRIRIPTPEEPKSSPMATAASTTSSDGGGLSRSASAIVAVAESGQHLLRIDGYSHTMDVPTGSDIKSPPFSVGGHSCCISYYPNGLSSAWSDYISLFLQLDGGAPQDVWVRHTFSLLGREGKPVPYFINSGKKIFTDWGTSAFIRRSELEGSEHLRGNSFTIRCNVTVTKEIQTKSVDVGASAAPTVAPLPPDPDLHRHLAGLLATGEATDVVFEVDDKTFMAHRCVLCCSNYS